Proteins encoded together in one Oncorhynchus mykiss isolate Arlee chromosome 7, USDA_OmykA_1.1, whole genome shotgun sequence window:
- the LOC110527363 gene encoding LOW QUALITY PROTEIN: transmembrane protein 182 (The sequence of the model RefSeq protein was modified relative to this genomic sequence to represent the inferred CDS: inserted 1 base in 1 codon) produces MSPAKRLSLLLFLAGFFGGLGALSLMLSFGTDYWLLALETCGPGGXSETWEAGALRPGEGEMEDQDTVTFFHQGFFWRCSFSGMREENMVWHFWITNQPHQKVCVPAYLFPFCASEQSTDDQAPDTAVYRAFWSIFLLVGVVTVMIGGFVIICASPLASHRLYKVGGALLLTGGLCLLVVIMMYVVWTQVLDTLEDYAAQQQHSSQCPTVYHLSIQYGLSFLFAPVSVFYFLLAALLFILIGRTVWRCHHKVPM; encoded by the exons ATGTCTCCTGCTAAGAGGCTGAGTCTGCTCCTCTTCCTAGCTGGGTTCTTCGGGGGCTTGGGGGCCCTCTCCCTGATGCTCTCCTTTGGGACAGACTACTGGCTGCTGGCCTTGGAGACCTGTGGCCCTGGGG CATCAGAGACCTGGGAGGCTGGGGCCCTCAGACctggggagggggagatggaggatcAGGACACTGTGACATTCTTCCACCAGGGCTTCTTCTGGAGGTGCTCCTTCAGTGGCATGAGAGAGGAGAACATGGTGTGGCACTTCTGGATCA CCAATCAACCACACCAAAAGGTCTGTGTGCCTGCCTACCTCTTCCCATTTTGTGCTTCTGAGCAAAGCACGGATGACCAGGCACCTGACACTGCAGTCTACAGGGCCTTCTGGAGCATCTTCCTTCTAGTGGGCGTGGTCACTGTTATGATTGGTGGGTTTGTCATCATCTGTGCCTCTCCATTGGCCAGCCACAGGCTCTACAAAGTAGGCGGGGCACTCTTGCTCACTGGAG GTCTATGTCTCCTGGTTGTAATAATGATGTATGTAGTCTGGACCCAGGTACTGGACACTCTGGAGGACTACGCTGCCCAGCAACAACACTCCTCTCAGTGTCCAACAGTCTACCACCTCAGCATCCAATACGGCCTCTCCTTCCTGTTTGCTCCCGTCTCCGTCTTCTACTTCCTGCTGGCAGCACTGCTCTTCATCCTGATTGGACGAACAGTGTGGAGGTGCCATCACAAAGTGCCAATGTAG